Proteins encoded in a region of the Microbacterium neungamense genome:
- the radA gene encoding DNA repair protein RadA, whose amino-acid sequence MATRRPAPPGFACSECGWTTAKWVGRCGECQQWGTVQEQSAPTGIVRQIAPLTPSVERAARPITRISTSEAPRRTSGVGEFDRVLGGGIVPGAAILLSGEPGVGKSTLLLEVAAQAARSGRRVLYASAEESPAQVRLRAERTGALHDELYLASETDLATILGHIDEVRPELVIVDSVQTVASSLVDGAAGQPSQVREVAATLIRVAKERDLPIVIVGHVTKDGQVAGPRVLEHLVDVVCHFEGDRQTSLRFIRALKNRFGPTDEVGCFEMTGTGIAEVPDPSGLFLSQGAAEPGTCVAIALEGRRALPVEVQALTIEASTPNPRRVVHGLDASRVAMVLAILEKRAGIQTSKLDVYVSTVGGVRFTEPAADLAIAVAVAGSIRQVSVPRTIAAVGELSLAGEIRPVTQAAQRRSEAARLGYRQVVDDRSGTLRSALNDVRARSRTRRLEEEIPAF is encoded by the coding sequence ATGGCCACCCGTCGACCCGCACCGCCCGGCTTCGCCTGCTCCGAGTGCGGCTGGACGACGGCGAAGTGGGTCGGCCGGTGCGGCGAGTGCCAGCAGTGGGGCACCGTGCAGGAGCAGTCCGCGCCGACCGGCATCGTCCGGCAGATCGCGCCGCTGACCCCGAGCGTGGAGCGCGCGGCCCGGCCGATCACGCGGATCAGCACCTCCGAGGCGCCGCGGCGCACCAGCGGCGTGGGCGAGTTCGATCGCGTGCTCGGCGGCGGCATCGTGCCGGGCGCGGCGATCCTGCTCAGCGGTGAGCCGGGGGTCGGCAAGTCGACGCTGCTGCTGGAGGTGGCGGCGCAGGCGGCGCGGTCCGGGCGGCGCGTGCTGTACGCGAGCGCCGAGGAGTCGCCCGCGCAGGTCCGCCTGCGCGCCGAGCGGACCGGGGCGCTGCACGACGAGCTGTACCTCGCCAGCGAGACCGACCTCGCCACGATCCTCGGCCACATCGACGAGGTGCGACCGGAGCTGGTCATCGTCGACTCCGTGCAGACCGTGGCGTCGTCGCTGGTGGACGGCGCGGCCGGCCAGCCGAGCCAGGTGCGCGAGGTCGCCGCGACCCTGATCCGGGTGGCGAAGGAGCGCGACCTGCCGATCGTGATCGTCGGCCACGTCACGAAGGACGGGCAGGTCGCCGGCCCGCGCGTGCTGGAGCACCTCGTGGACGTGGTGTGCCATTTCGAGGGCGACCGGCAGACCTCGCTGCGGTTCATCCGCGCGCTGAAGAATCGCTTCGGCCCGACCGATGAGGTCGGGTGCTTCGAGATGACCGGCACCGGCATCGCCGAGGTGCCCGATCCCAGCGGCCTGTTCCTGTCGCAGGGAGCCGCCGAGCCGGGCACGTGCGTCGCGATCGCGCTGGAGGGCCGGCGAGCGCTGCCCGTGGAGGTGCAGGCGCTGACGATCGAGGCGTCGACGCCGAATCCGCGCCGGGTGGTGCACGGCCTGGACGCGTCGCGGGTGGCGATGGTGCTCGCAATCCTGGAGAAGCGGGCCGGCATCCAGACCTCGAAGCTCGACGTGTACGTGTCGACCGTGGGCGGGGTGCGGTTCACCGAGCCGGCGGCGGATCTCGCGATCGCTGTCGCGGTGGCCGGGTCGATCCGGCAGGTGTCCGTGCCGCGCACGATCGCCGCCGTGGGCGAGCTCTCCCTGGCCGGCGAGATCCGGCCGGTGACGCAGGCCGCGCAGCGGCGCAGCGAGGCCGCCCGCCTCGGGTACCGTCAGGTCGTCGACGACCGGTCGGGGACGCTGCGGTCGGCCCTGAACGACGTGCGGGCGCGGTCGAGGACGCGGCGGCTCGAGGAGGAGATCCCGGCGTTCTGA
- a CDS encoding dehydrogenase, producing MAKKRAGGKKRPAPEDFRSEALAQALEKQDMAAVALALRNGITVVPLIKPGARDNPLDGGEVWTYRDPNTGDVALLLFSDAKNKPANLPPGVGIYSPAWLRSFLSTHRDTITTVFLDIAGPHPMQASPEELLKALDA from the coding sequence ATGGCGAAGAAGAGGGCAGGCGGGAAGAAGCGACCCGCCCCGGAGGACTTCCGCTCCGAGGCCCTGGCGCAGGCCCTCGAGAAGCAGGACATGGCCGCCGTCGCGCTGGCCCTGCGCAACGGCATCACCGTCGTCCCCCTGATCAAGCCCGGAGCGCGCGACAACCCGCTCGACGGCGGAGAGGTGTGGACCTATCGCGACCCGAACACCGGCGATGTCGCGCTGCTGCTCTTCAGCGACGCGAAGAACAAGCCGGCGAACCTGCCGCCCGGGGTCGGGATCTACTCGCCGGCCTGGCTGCGCTCGTTCCTCAGCACCCACCGCGACACCATCACGACGGTGTTCCTGGACATCGCCGGCCCGCATCCGATGCAGGCGTCGCCGGAGGAGCTGCTGAAGGCGCTGGACGCCTGA
- a CDS encoding amino-acid N-acetyltransferase, which produces MSDLLVRPARSTDILPIHRMLEPLVEQRILLGKDLAVLYGAVQEFVVAEADGELIGCGALHVIWEDLGEVRTLLVRDEWLHHGVGKAIVERLEQNARALGLTRLFCLTFEVDFFTRRGFEPIGEQIVDADVYSQLLRSGDPGVEEFLDLAHVKPNTLGNTRMLKRL; this is translated from the coding sequence GTGAGCGACCTCCTCGTCCGGCCGGCCCGCAGCACCGACATCCTGCCCATCCACCGCATGCTGGAGCCGCTCGTCGAGCAGCGCATCCTGCTGGGCAAGGATCTCGCCGTGCTGTACGGCGCGGTGCAGGAGTTCGTCGTCGCCGAGGCCGACGGCGAGCTGATCGGATGCGGGGCGCTGCACGTGATCTGGGAGGACCTCGGCGAGGTCCGCACCCTCCTGGTGCGCGACGAATGGCTGCACCACGGTGTGGGCAAGGCGATCGTGGAGCGGCTGGAGCAGAACGCCCGCGCCCTCGGACTCACCCGCCTGTTCTGCCTGACCTTCGAGGTGGACTTCTTCACCCGCCGCGGTTTCGAGCCCATCGGCGAGCAGATCGTCGACGCCGACGTGTACTCGCAGCTGCTGCGCAGCGGCGACCCCGGCGTCGAGGAGTTCCTCGACCTCGCGCACGTCAAGCCGAACACGCTCGGCAACACCCGGATGCTCAAGCGCCTCTAA